The Littorina saxatilis isolate snail1 linkage group LG1, US_GU_Lsax_2.0, whole genome shotgun sequence nucleotide sequence GCAGCAGCATCAGTTAAGCATATATAAAACATGGCTGAATCAAACCTTTTAcaatatggaataattttatgcCCAAACATTATTATGTAGCGCTAGGATGCgaaagaaaaatgtctttctatATTTCTGTGCCTTTTATCTATTTTCTATCTGACTTCTAAGATTGAAAATAAAAGCAAGTAGAAACAAATAGAAGAAAGTATAAATAAAAGCCACTGAGTTAATATCTACTGGCAGCTACACAATCGTTTGAACACACTTCAAGcttacctttctttttttcactaACAAAAGACAGACTGGGTTATGGAGAGTGTATTTTGACATTATCCTCAATATTCCAGCTATTACAGATCTAGGCAATCAATTATGAAACTTTTTTCATCACCAAGGACAAAGAATGCACactgaacttttttttaataattgttAACTCTAAAGCAGAGCATTCAAAGCCACACAGAAGACTTCATACCAGTACACGTCACATGGCCGTTACACCAGGACAGTCAACAGTTAATTCAAGACACAGATTCCCCAACACTTCTTGGACCCTTCAATCCAAACAATGCCTCCAGAACACCCAATTATTGCACTGTTTGTGTCCTGTATTGCCTGCAATCACATCCTCCCTAAAATGTTGCATGTAGCAGTCATTTTCTTCTGGTTTTCATCCACTCTTCCCTTTGGCAAGGATGTAACACAGATCTCTAGAAGTAGGTACAATGTACATCTGTGTGGGAAACACTGAGTTAAACAgtaacaaaaagacgtcattttGTGCCAGAAGAAGTgctgataattttttttttaaatcatcagTTTCTCCAAAAGTCTTGAAACTGTTGCAGGGAAATGCTgtctcccacccccaccccccccctccctgacAACAATATCACAGTGCTATCTGCAATAGAAGGACACCCTTCAGGAAAGCAAAAGGTGTCCCTATTTTTTCAGATGGGCATATCAAATCTACATTGGTAATTGTATCCGACAAAGGGACAGCAGAAGGTGTTTTACTgggaggtgtcctttcatcagagGAGTTCCACACCACAGGTACATACCACATACCATTGTAAAACAGAACCTGGCtcgtcacaacaacaacaacaacaacaacaacaacaacaacaacaacaacaacaacaacaacaacaacaacaacaacaacaacaacaacgtactTACCAATATTAAAAGATGTATACGTCAGAACAAAATCCTTGCGTCCGTAATAGTGTCCCTTGATGCGCACGTAGAAGCCCTCATCAGAGTCGTGCGCTCGGAACGTCAATTTTTCTCCTGGGGAGGTGCTGGGAAGTGCAGACTCTACCAATGTTCCGCGAGACGTGAGGCCATTCCTGATCTCCAACAGATTTGGCGCGTTGCTTTGATAGGTGGTATCTGTACACCAACACGGAGGCGAAATGAACAAAGACATGTGTGAATGCaccagacctgcctacccccaaAATTACAAGGTGTAATGAGCCAAGACAAAAAGAGTAATCTGGTGGAAGAAAGTGTAATCAAGATTCCATTCGGCAATCATTTCGCACTTTGTCATTTCTGCTCGGACAATTTCTCCCTCCAGTTTTGTTACCGTATCACTCGACTCAGACTTCCTGATAAAGAAACAGGTAATTCAAACGTCTTTTGGTTTCCATGAGCTCTCTTTACTGCATCCTTATGATAATTTGTCCCGATGTGCTATGCGCAGTCATATTTTTCAATGTGTGCACATGAAAAGTCACTGTGGCAAAGAGAACACAAGACGTGCTTTGGTCCTTTTGATTAAGGTCCTAGGCATGGCCACGATTCCATTTAGCTGCCTTTGTATTTCTGTTGAATGGCTGTCTTCTTTTTCACAGCAATCCTTTTACCACCACTGTGTCCAGCTTCCTCATCAGACTCATCTGTCTCATGGGGACTCAGATTTTCCACACGTCGCTAATTCATTGTAATGCGAACAGCGTTGTCTATCTTGTATGTGGCTGAACAGACCGGAAATGACTGGAAAATCGTACTTTTGGTTTCTTAAAAATCGTACTTCCACTGTGGAAAGCGTGGTGGCGTAGTTTGGGTTAACAATCGTAGTAAATTACGCCCAAATCAtaagggtaggcaggtctgatGCACTCACTCACCTACAATCACCACATCTTTGTGTGCTCTTTTACaaaaattcaggctgctttgtCTGACAATGATAATCAAGTAAATTAAATAGTAAGCCAAATTTTGAGTTCTCCgagtgtatgaatgtgtgtgatTTGCGTTTAGTCTCCACTGACATTATGGTAGGTAGATTTTTTAAGATATCTCAGTTCTTCATTTATAGCGTTTGTAGTTTCTCCCCTTTTGTTCTCCCAGGAATTTGCATTATGTGCATGAGACGGGATGTCCACAAAGTAGGAGTAGCATTTAAAATGAACACGATTCCACGCACTGACCTCTGGCTCTGGTTGTGTAGTTGCGGACCTTGATCATGACCCTCTCAAAGCTGGGATTTTTCTTGATGACCCAGATACAGTCATGGTAGTCCACACCATTAGCTGTGGGGTTGAATTCAATGGTGCCGCTTTCCTCATCAGTCACCGACTGGCCACAATCTGTGAACATAGCGGTACTGAAATGTTAGTCTCTTTACAGGTAATACTACAGTTCTACAATCAGAAACTCACAACTGAATTGTATGTAAACAGGTTCAGTTGAACTTGCCCTGGCGATAACCTCTCGACAATGACCGCTTGCCCACAACAACCACCCCACAGGATCCAGACAAgggttgtgggttttttccccGAACTATAGTAGAActtccttgctttttcagatgttctgttcataacctctgtaaatctacctccagACGCATTACTTgttaagatctgattttgtaagatttttggaggcttaaaaagtgACGCATTAGAATGGAAGTATGCTTTTCAAAGCACTGTTACAAAATGTCTTACCACTGTTGAATAATATATCTGTCAAGGTATTATAAAAAAAGGGGCgcaagcgctctaaatgcatatgcCTGATGCATCCAACATGTGCAAAGCATAACTCTCATTTACTCTTATAGCACATGTTGattgcatttagagcgctttgTTTTGCAGATCTTCAAATAGCGCTCCGTCTCATCTGAGTATGATTATCTGTCCCGATAACCATACAACTTAAAAGCAAACTTTTAATGATGCTTTGTAACATCAATCGAAATGGAGCTTAAAAGAAGTAAATATGCAACAAATAAAAACTTACTTGTGTGAACAAAAGGAACGTCATCCCGACCTGAAAAGACACAAAGTATACTTCTTTAAAGATATTATAACTTCAACACCTTTGTATACTAACAAATTCAATATTCAcactcctctccccccccccccccttccaaccCCAACCCATTTCAGCAacacagtttgtgtgtgtgtgtgtgtgtgtgtgtgtgtgtgttaaatcaTACAGGCCTCAAGTGTCAGTAATGTTTGATAAACTGAAAGGCGATTTGTTGACATAAACTGAAGATAATACAATGATAAACCATAAGTTGCAGGGCAAGATTCTCAAGTGTCACAACACCTTTATAATAGCCGCTGACACCAGAGCTAGAGGGCAAAATATCTTCACTGTCTGTTGTTCTGCATACAGCCACAGTTTGGCAGAAGTGACGTACTGAAACAGCTCCTACACACAGTCAAGGCAAGTACAGAATTACAGTTAAGTTCAATTGAATATCCAGGTAAGTGGGGTTCTGCTGAGAGTACGTTTACCAGCATTCTTTCTCTGCTTCCTTCAAATTGTTCAAATTGAATTAAATCACGATCAAAATTTGTGCAGGCTCCTCCAAACAGTATAAATATACTATGGAGTCACTTAACAGTAGCACGCCTCTTTTTCAgtttccccctttttaagaccctgtccctctctctctaattttctgttaataacatctgaaaatttacccccactttaagaccctgtctctctctctctaattttcTGTTAATAACATGTGAAAATGTACCACTTTAAgaccctgtctctctctctctaattttcTGTTAATAACATGTGAAAATGTACCCCCACTTTAAgaccctgtctctctctctctaattttcTGTTAATAACATGTGAAAATGTACCCCCACTTTAAgaccctgtctctctctctctaattttcTGTTAATAACATGTGAAAATGTACCCCCACTTTAAgaccctgtctctctctttctaatttTCTGTTAATAACATGTGAAAATGTACCCCCACTTTAAGaccctgtccctctctctctaattttctgttaataacatctgaaaatttacccccactttaagactcTCTTTATTTTAAAACATGCATGAACCTCTAATATTTTGGTGGTCTTGaaaggtggggagggggaggaggagggcaTCCGAGGGGTTGGGTTCGGGATCCAATGTAACAGAAAAAGTTTAATGTGATGACATGATATTTCTGCAGGTGCTCGATCCTACTGCCGGACACTATCAACATGAAAATCCTTGTCACCATCGCCGTACATTTCCTTCTTGTGACTGGCACTACAAGCAAGGCCAGCATCAAGAAGCGCTCTGACGACACAAACCCCCTGACTGCCGTTGTGCAACAACTTTCAGCCGAAGTAGCACAGCTCAAGGCTAGCCTTTCAGCTCACGAGGCAAGACTAGGTAAGGATGACTAAAATATTGATTTAGACAAGCAGGCATATATTGTCCCCTTAGGGTCTGGTAGTgaaagctcagttggtagagaaCTGGACCTGTTATCCTTGGGTCACAGGTTCAAATCCAGGCCAAAGTGAAAACAGGTCACCTTTTTGTGATGACTCTGAGAATATTCACGTCCTACCCCTGCACCACTGCCTTGTTcattctgccagaagtgcaggtggttAAATACACCCAAACATGCACACATCTGAGCCAAGTGCGACTCTTATACGTTTAGTAAAGTTTTCCACTTGACAGAAGCcatcaacaaacaagaagagcaaacgctcgatcgagtcactttcgcagttctgaatattatatgaggcatcagatggacaggaagaaattgctattcacaacacaatacagatgtaaataatttgatgtaaagaataatcctataaagtttgaatcaaatccgatgaatagtttcagagatatgatatttcaatttttttccttcaagacatacctgtgaccttgaaaaaggtcaaaggtcaccaaagcagacgtcaaagtgtagaggtcactgggagtcacgttcacataaaatttgagcccggtcacttttatagtttccgagaaaagcccaacgttaagttgtgtgttgccgaacagaaaaggctagttatctcccttgtttttctgataacgttcgtaaaaggctacagatgtaaatactttgatgtaaagaataatcccacaaagtttcaatcacatccgatgaactttgtcaaagatataaaatgtctaatttttcctttgacgctgacctgtgaccttgaaaaaggtcaaaggtcaacgaaaccatcgttaaagtgtagaggtcattggaggtcacgactaaacaaaatatgagccggatcgctttgatagtttccgagaaaagtccaacgttaaggtggtgtctacggacggccggccggccggacggccggccggacggacggccggccggacggacagactaacactgaccgattacatagagtcactttttctcaagtgactcaaaaagtataaaatgaaatgaaatgatccCAAACAGGCACTTTTTGAATCATGAATGTCATAGGGTCCCTAGCATATAATTGTCTCTTTCTCAATCATTCCTCTTCCCTCAAACCCTTACAATATTAGGCTCTTTGATATCTAATTCGTTGTTTGTGTTTGGAGATGATCATAACCACATCCTTAACAACTTGCAATCAACTTCGCTTTGCCCATTCAGTCTCGCTGGAACACAGAGTGGCGTTCAGGGCCCAGTTCTCAGCAGGAACGTTAATCGCTCCAACATCAAGTGCCTACAAATTCGACCAGGTCATTTTCAACGACGGAAAAGCCTATGACCCCATTTCTGGCATTTTCACTGCACCATACCAAGGTGTCTACTTGTTCACGTTTCAAATCTTTACGCATGCCGCCGAAAGGCCTCTGATTGACATCAAAGTAAATGGAAACATTGTGACTCGGATGTCTGCTGCTACTGCTCAGGCAAACCCAGAAAAAAGTGCAGTTACAAGTGTTCTGGTGAAGCTGCTGCAAGGCGACAGAGTGTGGGTGGAGACCGCTTATAATAAAGATACAACAGATATTTTTGGCGGACCgtacgaaggaaaggagataaacgcgcaaaacactggagaagataaggaagagtaatacccggctttgccgggacagtgaccttctaaaaatagtaacggaaatatggattgagcgttgtggacagtgaccttctaaaaatagtaacgggaatatggattgacgccacacgaaggaagggagataaacgcaaaacactggagaaaataaggaagagttactgggaatggatctgggaagatgaacagaaaaaccaaaatcggttcagcgctgcgcgctgagcgcacgtgttgaaaattcttatcaaccaggttgtgtccggggtctacctgaatatgcccaccaaatgtgaagcagatccaccgagaacttcggccgtgcatcgcgaacacacacacacacacacacacacagacagacacaagtcgtatatatatatatatatatatatactagatgtacatgtatgtatgtatgtatgtatgtatgtatgtacagtatgtgtatgtatgtatgtatgtatgtatgtatgtatgtatgtatgtatgtatgtatgtatgtatgtgtgtgtgtataagttgtgttagtgtgtgcacACACGCCTACATGTCCCTGCCTGAAAGCCTTCACAAACTGTACAcgtatgggtatgtgtgttaCATTTTCTAATTCATTCCCCCCATGTTCACATTTTCCAAGTTTCTTTCAACCAAATgcaaattaaacaaaaaagtgTTTTACTTGACCTCTCTTCTTGACCTGTTGATAAAACTTATCCGTGTTTGTCTATTATCTGTTTGCATACCCTAGTATTTCTATTCCCCATATCACTGCAACCCTTGCAAGAAATCTCACTGAACTAAATAGTTTTCTTACCAGGCACAGTTCACAATGATAGACCTCCAGTAGCTGAACTGGGAGGTACTCTACTAGTTCAACATTCTTACAACTGAAGACAGCTGAGGTAACAGCAAAGACACTCAACCGTTCCTACACACAAAGGTATGATATTGGCTTCCATGTGTATGGTAATACCTTATGACACAGAAAAAAAGCACACTGAAGTTAAATCACAGAATGGTGATCTGTAATTCTTCCGAAAATATAAAACAAACCACAGATCACAATTGTTTTCATCAATGATGTTAATCCATTTGAGATTTAAATCTGTGGTGATTTACAGCATACGAAAGTCAAACATGTGTTAATCTGTCAGACGTTTATGATAAATCAGCTCTGCAGAAATGCATGCCCGCACAAAATATGTAGAGAGAAAGGATTTCTGGAAGTAAAGAACCTTGTAACCACTACATGTACAACAATGATCTTGTTTTGCCTTTTTACCAAATTCTTGTTGCCCTAAGAACTACATTATATCATGTAAAAACAGAAAAGTCTGTTTTAAATCCACACATTTCTGTTATTATTCAGCACCACCCCCTTCACAGTAAGCCTGGCCAACAACCATGACCATGCAATTCCAAGCACTGTTTCTGTGCATGAGCTGTGTTGTTCTGACGTCAAGTGTTGGTGCACATGCAATCTCAAAGCGATCAGATGACCCTAACCCATTAAGCGCTATCGTCCAGCAGCTTTCGTCTCGAATCACTCAACTTGAGGCAAAGCAGACggctgatgatgctcgactggGTGAGTAAACTTTCACGTATACGTAACATCATATTTTGGAGGCAAATTTGGTACTTGTTTGTGATGTAGGTGGCGTGGCTCAACTTGGTGACTTTTATGTAACTCACTTAATTTTAATAACAACATTTGTTTTCATGTTGTTGATGCTGCTCAGCTTGGTGTCTTTTATGTAACTCGCCAAATGTTAAAAGTAATTAAATCTGGCACttaattgttttgttgttgcggATGCTGCCTGACGACGTGTTGAGCTTTGTGACTTGCCTGAATTTGAAAGCAATCGAGCTTGCACTTGTTCTTATCCAGCTGAAACATCTAGCCTGTGACTAATATGCACCTCGGAAAACCCATGAAAATGCACTGTATTGCCAAAAATATTTGCACTCAGAAAAAGTACGATCTTAcgctcttctttttacatttagtcaagttttgactaaatgttttaacatcgagggggaatcgaaacgagggaggtggtgtatgtgtgtgcgtgtgtgcgtgtgtgcgtgcgtgtgtgtagagcgattcagaccaaactactggaccgatctttatgaaatttgacatgcgagttcctgggtatgatatccccgaacgtttttttcctttttttgataaaaatttctttgatgacgtcatatccggcttttcgtgaaagttgaggcggcactgtcacgctctcatttttcaaccaaattggttgaaattttggtcaagtagtctttgacgaagcccagacttcggtattgcatttcagcttggtggcttaaaaattaattaatgactttggtcattaaaaatctgaaaattgtaaaaaaaattatttttttctaaaacgatccaaatttacgttcatcttattctccatcatttgctgattccaaaaacatataaatatgttatattcggattaaaaaaaagctctgaaaattaaaaatataaaaattattatcaaaattaaatttttgaaatcaatttaaaaacactttcatcttattccttgtcggttcctgattccaaaaacatatagatatgatatgtttggattaaaaacacgctcagaaagttaaaacaaagagaggtacagaaaagcgtgctatccttctcagcgcaagtactaccccgctcttcctgtcaatttcactgcctttgccgtgcgcggtggactgacgatgctacgagtatacggtcttgctgcgttgcattgcgttcagtttcattctgtgagttcgacagctacttgactaaatgttgtattttcgccttacgcgacttgtttccccTTCTATCCCCCAGCAACCCTGGAGCACAAAGTGGGGTTCAAGGCAACATTCTCAGTATCCACCCTGACCCCGTCCATAACAGGGCCCTACAAGTTTGACAGGGTTGTCTTCAATGACGGGAACGCCTACAACCCTATTCTGGGTGTCTTCACGGCCCCCTACAGTGGCGTCTACACCTTCACTTTCCAAATCTTCACGCACTTGGCGGAGCGAGCCATCGTGGATATACGAGTCAATGGAAACGTCATCAGCAGGATGGGTTTGGACACTGTGAACCAGAGCGTTCAAAGTGACAGCACCTCGGTTACAGCCAAGCTGGTGGCGGGAGATAAAGTCTGGGTTGAGGCAGGGAGTGCCAATGCTTTAGATATTTACGGGCCTAACCACACTTTTTTCTATGGCGCACTGCTTTTTGTCAGCTGAGAAAGCAACAATTTCTGTTGTCGTTTTTCTCTGTCAAAGTTGAATCTAAGGTACAGAGCTACAGCTACAGCGGataaccccttttaagaccctctgaTTTAAGTTGTCCCCCCTTCCAAGACTTtacttttcagattttctgttcataacatctgtaaatttacatcTATTTTGAGActctcatttttaagacctgattttctcagattttgtggaGATctgaaaggggagggggggggggggggggctccactgtatcAATGTTTGCTAAAACTTGATTCTGTGACTTGTGTCAGGGTTACCCTGGTCCCTGCAAAGGGTTCCTGTAAATCAGATGAGGTATTGCAGTACTGCAATGTACGGTACTCTTGTTTCTAATGCAGGTTTGAGACTGATAAGCTTATACACTTTCAGCTTACAAATCTTATTAGGGAAAGTATTTTATTTAATCAGATCTGCAACTGCACAATCCTTGTGTGACCAGAATTTTAAAGATGTTATAACTTTGCTGTATTCGGTAATGGACAGCTAAATAAACGGGCATGTTTACTTTTCTCATGAACAAGAACATATTCTTCTGGTGCAGCAGTATGTTTGGTGCTTGAGGAAAGAAATACAGGACATTGCATGAACCTTTTTGTGGgagtgcgtgtgtatatgtggtgAGCAAGCTATGAGAGTGTTTATGTGTCGTGAGCTAGAAACTGGTTTACTCGATTTCTATCTCAGATCTAATACTCTATGTCTACCTCTAGGTTTCTaccccctttttatatttagtcaagttttgactaaatattttaacgtagaggggggaatcgagacgagggtcgtggtgtatgtgtgtgtgtgtgtgtgtgtgtctgtctgtctgtctgtctgtctgtctgtctgtgtgtgtgtgtagagcgattcagactaaactactggaccgatctttatgaaatttgacatgagagttcctgggtatgaaatccccatacgtttttttcattttttcaataaatgtctttgatgacgtcatatccggcttttcgtgaaagttgaggcggcactgtcacgctctcatttttcaaccaaattggttgaaattttggtcaagtaatcttcgacgaaggccggggtttggtattgcatttcagcttggtggcttaaaaactaatgagtgagtttggtcattaaaaatctgaaaattgtaaaaaaaatattttttttataaaacgatccaaatttacgtacatcttattctttatcattttctgattccaaaaacatataaatatgttatatttggattaaaaacaagctctgaaaattaaatatataaaaattattatcaaaattaaattttcgaaatcaatttaaaaacactttcatcttattccttgtcggttcctgattccaaaaacatatagatataatatgtttggattgaaaacacgctcagaaagttaaaacgaagagaggtacagaaaagcgtgctatccttctcagcgcaactactaccccgctcttcttgtcaatttcactgcctttgccatgagcggtggactgacga carries:
- the LOC138973084 gene encoding complement C1q and tumor necrosis factor-related protein 9-like codes for the protein MTMQFQALFLCMSCVVLTSSVGAHAISKRSDDPNPLSAIVQQLSSRITQLEAKQTADDARLATLEHKVGFKATFSVSTLTPSITGPYKFDRVVFNDGNAYNPILGVFTAPYSGVYTFTFQIFTHLAERAIVDIRVNGNVISRMGLDTVNQSVQSDSTSVTAKLVAGDKVWVEAGSANALDIYGPNHTFFYGALLFVS